Genomic DNA from Hordeum vulgare subsp. vulgare chromosome 2H, MorexV3_pseudomolecules_assembly, whole genome shotgun sequence:
AGCAATGGAGGTCTCCAAGGCCCCTTCCTCTTCTGGTTTGGCAAACCGCCAGCCATCCAAAGGTTTGTACTCCTAATTACCAAGAATTTCTTGTATTGGTTAATTGATGTGCGTCTCCAAGAAGCATAGAGGTTAGCTTCCCTTCCTTTTCTGGTTTGGGAAACCGCCAGCCATCCAAAGGTTTGTACTAATTACCGAGAATTTCTTGTATTGGTTAATTGATGTGCGTCTCCAAGAAGCATAGAGGTTAGCTTATGTAACCATTCCCCTGCTCATGCCCAGAGGTTCTTGAGACATGGCGCAATGCCAATGCGGTGTGCTTCGATGTGGATAGCACTGTATGCTTGGATGAGGGTATTGACGAGCTTGCTGACTTCTGTGGGGCTGGGCAGGCAGTTGCCGAGTGGACGACAAAGTAAATGTCACATATTCTGGAGTATGTTAGTTGCTTAGCATGTAATATCTTCCGAAAAACTAATCTTGGCCTATTGTTCTCAGGGCGATGACAGGGTCCGTTCCATTTGAAGAGGCTCTTGCTGCCCGGATCTCTTTAATCAAGCCATCTCTGTCCCAAGTTGAAGACTGTTTGGAGAGGAGGCCACCCAGGTGACCTTTACAAGTCCCAGCTTCAAGTTAATTCAAGAAGTTAATCACTATTTAGCTGCCGCTTTTGCGTTTCCATATTGGAAGGGGTTAGATATGTACTACTGAACATAGAAGAATACTCTTAGGAATGCTTAACTGGTTTCACTCCGCTTCTCCTCAAGCTAATATGAAAAACAGTAGCTACAGTATATGCAAAATAGGTTTGGTACCACAATATAAACACGATTTCAGAATAGTACCACCATATAGTCTAAGTTCTCTTTAATAACACTAAATGAGACATTGAAACACTATCTGCCTATAGCACTTTAGCCTTAACCTTTAGGCTGTTACGTGCCCTGCAACCACAACATAACCATTTTGAGTTATTTGCCTGGTGTGTTAATAAGGGATTTCCTAAGATCTCTGGCTACAGAATAATGCCAAGGTGGTATTTGTTAATCATTTATTCAGCACTGCAACAGATGTAATTTTTGTGTTGGATATGCACTGTTCATTTTCTTGGTTCATCGACATGTTTATCTGTTTGTATCTGCAGGATTTCTCCTGGAATCGCTGATTTGATTAAGACATTAAAAGCTAATAATACTGAAGTATTCCTTGTGTCAGGAGGTTTCCGGCAAATGATCAAGGTATATCTACACTAACACTAACGGCACTTTTGGAATCTGGATTATCAGAACAGTCAAATTTGCCTGTCCTTGAACAAGCTTTGCTTTTAAGACATCCATAGTTTGAATACAGAAATTAGTTCTAAATTTTCCgtctatattattattatttgttgaACAGTAAACAAGGATTTCTTTCTTCCCTCGATCTAAAAACAAGAATTCCTCTTTTCTTCACTTGAGAACATTTTAAATTTAATTTTGTGACTGAAGTTTCACATACATGCTTAAAGAGTCGTTAGTTTTCTATGTTTCTTGTTTCCAGCCTGTGGCATTTGGTCTTGGCATTCCAACAGAAAACATCATAGCAAACCAACTGCTATTTGGATCATCTGGAGAGTATGTTGGATTTGATCCCACAGAGCCCACTTCACGAAGTGGGGGTAAAGCAGTAGCAGTGCAACAAATAAGACAGGTCTAGTGTAGCTGTAACTTTTTATActtcctctgtcccaaaataagtgtctcaagcttggTACAattactttatactagctctattaCAAAATTGTAccaagcttgagacacttattttgggagggAGGGAGTATTACATTTATGTTCGTAATTTCTAGCTCTGTAGTGACTTTCTTTCATGTGTTCAGGATCATGGTTACAGTACATTGGTTATGATTGGAGATGGTGCCACTGATCTTGAGGTATATCTCTGGTTGTGACGAGTGATGCAAATAGCATGAGTGTATTTTTGCAATAAATGAGGTAGCAAGAAGGGCTATAAGTGCAAACTGCGCTAGTTCATCCTTTACAAATCCAGAATTCTGTGATGCAATGGCCCATCACTTACTAGCCAGTGTAGTGTgcgtgtgcgtgcgtgcgtgtgtgttggtgggggaggggggggggtctcTTATGGTACTTTTCCAGCAATCTAGTACTGCTTTACCATGCTGAAGGAATGAAGGGGTTGGAGAGTTCCA
This window encodes:
- the LOC123425098 gene encoding phosphoserine phosphatase, chloroplastic-like — protein: MHGNGVASPISVRTGPRHPLSSIPRSPFVRAAHASHLVIGVADPLFPCAKLSKVRAVVAAAMEVSKAPSSSGLANRQPSKEVLETWRNANAVCFDVDSTVCLDEGIDELADFCGAGQAVAEWTTKAMTGSVPFEEALAARISLIKPSLSQVEDCLERRPPRISPGIADLIKTLKANNTEVFLVSGGFRQMIKPVAFGLGIPTENIIANQLLFGSSGEYVGFDPTEPTSRSGGKAVAVQQIRQDHGYSTLVMIGDGATDLEARQPGGADLFICYAGVQMREAVAAKADWTVFEFQELISELS